In Halobacillus amylolyticus, the following proteins share a genomic window:
- a CDS encoding UDP-N-acetylmuramoyl-tripeptide--D-alanyl-D-alanine ligase gives MFTVKELTKVFPEYRGAANDSILIRGMMTDTRKEVKQSLFVPIVGESFDAHQFLTEAIKQGAVAALWQKGRSLPEAVPTEFPVLFVDDTTAALQQTAKFYLDKVAPTVIGVTGSNGKTTTKDLTASILQVKYKTHKTAGNYNNHIGLPLTILAMPLDTEVAVLEMGMNKLGEISLLSKLAQPDHVMITNIGESHIEYLGSRENIARAKLEILDGWSKRGLFVFDGDEPLLTSLVSGSSSVSCGFSEGASKPIQHIEMTDDDSSFKLDNVPYHIPMSGRHNIKNASYVIAIATSLGLTAEEINRGFNHLEMSGMRFEKHKGKQGALIINDAYNASPTSMKAVIEVVCHLKDKKNKVLVLGDMFELGDHAADLHASVASAITEQIHTVYTIGEHAGMIIKALKATHPEIESKHFQTKQSLSDQLQDKLTSETVVLLKASRGMKLEEIMNDLTN, from the coding sequence ATGTTTACAGTAAAGGAATTAACCAAGGTCTTTCCTGAGTACAGAGGAGCAGCTAATGACTCCATTCTTATCCGTGGTATGATGACCGATACACGAAAAGAAGTGAAACAAAGTTTATTTGTCCCTATTGTAGGAGAATCTTTTGATGCGCATCAGTTTTTAACGGAGGCTATTAAACAAGGAGCAGTAGCGGCCCTTTGGCAAAAAGGTCGTTCTCTGCCAGAGGCAGTACCTACTGAATTTCCTGTGCTTTTCGTTGATGATACGACAGCTGCCCTCCAGCAGACAGCAAAGTTTTACTTAGATAAAGTTGCACCGACAGTGATCGGTGTGACCGGATCAAATGGGAAAACTACGACGAAGGATTTAACAGCATCGATCCTTCAGGTTAAGTATAAAACACATAAAACCGCAGGAAACTATAATAATCATATTGGCTTACCTCTGACGATCCTTGCGATGCCGCTCGATACGGAGGTGGCTGTACTTGAGATGGGTATGAATAAGCTCGGGGAAATTTCCCTGTTATCAAAACTTGCCCAGCCCGATCATGTGATGATTACAAATATTGGTGAGTCCCACATCGAATATCTTGGTTCCCGTGAAAACATCGCTAGAGCTAAACTGGAAATATTAGATGGTTGGAGCAAGCGTGGGCTGTTTGTATTTGATGGTGATGAGCCGTTACTTACTTCTCTTGTGTCAGGATCTTCGTCCGTATCCTGCGGTTTTTCTGAAGGAGCATCTAAACCCATTCAGCACATAGAAATGACGGACGATGACAGCTCTTTCAAATTAGATAACGTTCCCTATCATATCCCGATGTCAGGAAGGCATAACATTAAAAACGCATCATATGTTATAGCTATTGCGACTTCATTAGGTCTAACTGCAGAAGAGATTAATCGTGGATTTAATCATTTAGAAATGTCAGGGATGCGTTTTGAAAAGCATAAGGGTAAACAAGGGGCGTTGATTATCAATGATGCCTATAATGCTTCACCAACTTCAATGAAAGCCGTCATTGAAGTCGTTTGTCATTTGAAAGATAAGAAAAATAAAGTGCTTGTGCTTGGAGATATGTTTGAGTTAGGTGATCATGCAGCCGACTTACATGCAAGTGTGGCCTCTGCCATAACTGAACAAATCCATACCGTTTACACGATCGGTGAACATGCTGGCATGATTATTAAAGCACTTAAAGCTACTCATCCAGAAATAGAATCCAAGCATTTTCAAACAAAACAATCATTGAGTGATCAGCTTCAGGATAAACTAACATCAGAGACCGTTGTATTACTTAAAGCTTCGCGTGGAATGAAACTTGAAGAAATAATGAATGATTTAACGAACTGA
- the ftsZ gene encoding cell division protein FtsZ, translating to MLDFDTSMDSLATIKVIGVGGGGSNAVNRMIEHGVQGVEFIAVNTDAQALNLSKAEVKMQIGGKLTRGLGAGANPEVGRKAAEESKEQLEEALQGADMVFVTAGMGGGTGTGAAPVIAQVAKELGALTVGVVTRPFTFEGRKRSTQATGGIEGLKGSVDTLIVIPNDRLLEIVDKNTPMLEAFREADNVLRQGVQGISDLIAVPGLINVDFADVKTIMVDKGSALMGIGIATGESRAAEAAKKAISSPLLETSIDGAHGVLMNISGGTNLSLYEVQEAADIVTSAADQEVNVIFGSVINENLKDEIVVTVIATGFDEAQLAEAQKKPRGNMMNQAKPTPQERVREEQPQSRREASHQAPPKQTPQEEDTLDIPTFLRNRNRRR from the coding sequence ATGTTAGATTTTGATACGAGTATGGATTCACTAGCAACAATCAAAGTAATTGGTGTTGGCGGCGGAGGAAGCAACGCCGTTAACAGAATGATCGAACACGGTGTTCAAGGAGTAGAGTTTATAGCCGTGAACACGGATGCACAAGCTTTGAATCTATCAAAGGCTGAAGTGAAAATGCAGATTGGCGGAAAATTAACCCGTGGACTTGGCGCTGGGGCTAATCCAGAAGTAGGACGTAAAGCAGCGGAAGAAAGTAAAGAGCAGCTAGAAGAAGCACTACAAGGGGCCGATATGGTCTTTGTAACAGCTGGAATGGGCGGAGGTACTGGTACAGGCGCCGCACCTGTCATCGCACAAGTGGCAAAAGAGCTTGGCGCACTGACTGTAGGTGTTGTGACTCGTCCGTTTACATTTGAAGGCCGCAAACGTTCAACTCAAGCAACAGGCGGGATTGAAGGGTTAAAAGGAAGCGTCGATACACTAATCGTGATTCCGAATGATCGCTTATTAGAAATTGTTGACAAAAATACGCCAATGCTTGAAGCATTCCGTGAAGCAGATAATGTGCTTCGTCAAGGTGTACAAGGGATTTCTGATTTAATTGCAGTACCTGGTCTTATAAACGTGGACTTTGCCGATGTGAAAACAATTATGGTTGATAAAGGTTCAGCACTGATGGGGATTGGAATTGCCACAGGTGAAAGCCGTGCAGCAGAGGCAGCTAAAAAAGCGATCTCCTCTCCGTTGCTTGAAACATCTATTGATGGTGCACACGGCGTGCTAATGAATATCAGCGGTGGAACGAACCTTAGTCTTTATGAAGTTCAAGAAGCTGCAGATATTGTAACTTCAGCTGCAGACCAAGAGGTAAACGTGATCTTTGGTTCTGTCATTAATGAAAACCTCAAAGATGAGATTGTCGTAACCGTTATTGCGACTGGGTTTGATGAAGCCCAGCTTGCTGAAGCTCAGAAAAAACCTCGTGGGAATATGATGAACCAAGCGAAGCCAACTCCTCAAGAGCGTGTACGTGAAGAACAACCGCAATCACGTCGGGAGGCTTCACATCAAGCACCACCTAAACAAACTCCGCAAGAAGAAGATACACTAGATATTCCGACGTTTTTACGTAACCGTAATCGCCGTAGATAA
- the sigE gene encoding RNA polymerase sporulation sigma factor SigE has protein sequence MKWKFRLKLWIYKLLIKLGIKQKEIYYIGGSEALPPPLSREEEKELLELLPKGDKAARAMLIERNLRLVVYIARKFENTGLNIEDLISIGTIGLIKAVNTFDPEKKIKLATYASRCIENEILMHLRKSNKLKTEVSFDEPLNVDWDGNELLLSDILGTEEDLITKGMEKKVDKTLLKSALQHLNDREKEIMELRFGLIGKKEKTQKDVADMMGISQSYISRLEKKIIRRLQREFDKMV, from the coding sequence ATGAAGTGGAAGTTTAGACTAAAGCTATGGATTTATAAATTATTAATCAAGCTAGGCATTAAACAAAAAGAAATCTATTATATTGGCGGAAGTGAGGCACTGCCACCGCCGTTATCACGGGAAGAGGAAAAGGAATTACTTGAACTTCTTCCAAAAGGCGATAAGGCTGCAAGGGCGATGCTCATTGAACGAAACTTGCGCCTTGTCGTCTACATTGCTCGCAAATTTGAAAATACTGGGCTGAATATAGAGGATTTAATCAGTATAGGCACGATAGGTTTAATAAAGGCCGTCAATACCTTTGATCCGGAGAAAAAGATCAAGCTTGCGACTTATGCGTCAAGATGTATTGAAAATGAAATTCTCATGCATCTTCGCAAAAGCAACAAGCTGAAAACGGAAGTATCTTTTGATGAGCCATTAAATGTCGACTGGGATGGGAATGAGCTTCTGCTTTCAGATATTCTTGGTACAGAGGAAGATTTAATTACCAAGGGGATGGAAAAGAAAGTAGATAAAACTTTGTTGAAGTCCGCACTTCAGCATCTCAATGATCGTGAGAAAGAAATTATGGAGCTTCGGTTTGGTTTAATCGGAAAAAAAGAAAAAACGCAAAAAGATGTGGCAGATATGATGGGGATCTCCCAGTCCTATATATCAAGGCTTGAGAAGAAAATCATCCGTCGATTGCAAAGGGAATTTGATAAAATGGTGTAG
- a CDS encoding DUF881 domain-containing protein, whose translation MSKWTTWVITIIFLVIGFMIAIQFQTTKAGPGQERETRDKWEIRKAIERQQNQQKDLLTKISKADQTIENYQQQSKQEQIETLKASISSLERKAGLTEQTGAGIMIEVVPIFVESDEVQSYPSISPQLLSRLINDLNEFGAGEIVIGNERVTNLSPVRGVNGYTYVNNRPLPPLPVTITALADNPEKLSDYMEVSQSNDYFAIENLDLQIKIGQDITLPKFEDPLHLEVLQEVEMEKTGE comes from the coding sequence ATGAGTAAATGGACAACATGGGTGATCACAATTATTTTTTTAGTCATAGGATTTATGATTGCGATCCAATTTCAAACGACCAAAGCAGGTCCTGGACAGGAAAGAGAAACGAGAGATAAATGGGAAATTAGAAAGGCTATAGAAAGGCAGCAAAATCAACAAAAAGATCTTTTAACAAAAATCTCCAAAGCTGATCAAACGATTGAAAATTACCAACAACAGAGTAAACAAGAGCAAATCGAAACACTTAAAGCTTCAATAAGCTCTTTAGAGCGAAAGGCCGGGTTAACGGAACAAACAGGAGCCGGAATTATGATTGAAGTTGTTCCGATTTTTGTAGAAAGTGATGAGGTGCAAAGCTACCCATCTATTTCACCACAACTATTGAGCCGATTAATAAATGACCTCAATGAGTTTGGAGCGGGTGAGATTGTCATCGGAAATGAACGGGTGACAAATTTATCACCGGTAAGAGGGGTAAATGGCTACACGTATGTAAATAACAGACCTTTGCCTCCTCTTCCTGTAACGATCACCGCTCTTGCCGATAATCCGGAGAAACTTTCTGATTATATGGAAGTGAGTCAGTCTAATGATTACTTTGCTATTGAAAATTTAGATCTGCAAATAAAAATAGGGCAAGACATCACTTTGCCAAAATTTGAAGATCCTTTACATTTAGAAGTTTTACAAGAAGTAGAAATGGAAAAGACAGGTGAATAA
- the spoIIGA gene encoding sigma-E processing peptidase SpoIIGA, with protein sequence MNKRGEGRIYLDAVWTLNVFMDGMILYLTQGLTRAKTTNKRLFAAALFASCIVPITVLMPNVWLTSAIGKLFFSLIIIYIAFSVKSIQSFFIQWLTFYFVTFAIGGGLLGIHFFLNSHIEFDGSSMITFSSGYGDPVSWVFVCIGFPVSWVFTKWRMEQVQAHQMKVEDLYNVTIRFNGKKVDCTGLVDSGNQLIDPISKKMVFLADLQVWRQLLSDQELEFLKSDQVYDHLDDLSPAIQSALRIVPYQGAGSLGQLMVTFTVESITIHTKDGQLKVDRPLLGIQHHDLAHDQMYQILIHPHASLKGITA encoded by the coding sequence ATAAATAAGAGAGGAGAGGGGAGGATTTACCTTGATGCTGTATGGACATTAAATGTATTCATGGATGGAATGATTTTATACTTAACTCAAGGGTTAACGAGGGCGAAGACTACGAATAAAAGGCTGTTTGCGGCAGCGCTTTTTGCCTCATGTATTGTGCCGATCACGGTATTAATGCCAAACGTGTGGCTGACTTCAGCAATTGGGAAGTTATTCTTTTCGCTTATTATCATTTATATTGCATTCTCTGTTAAGTCTATTCAATCTTTTTTTATCCAATGGTTGACGTTTTATTTTGTAACCTTTGCTATTGGCGGGGGACTGCTCGGAATTCACTTTTTTCTAAACAGCCATATCGAATTCGATGGAAGCAGTATGATTACCTTTTCTTCAGGTTATGGGGACCCTGTCAGCTGGGTGTTTGTGTGTATCGGCTTTCCGGTGTCATGGGTGTTTACAAAGTGGCGCATGGAGCAAGTTCAGGCTCACCAGATGAAGGTTGAGGATTTGTACAATGTCACGATACGTTTTAACGGAAAAAAGGTGGACTGCACGGGCTTAGTGGATAGTGGAAATCAGCTGATCGATCCTATTAGTAAGAAGATGGTTTTTTTAGCTGATCTTCAAGTTTGGCGGCAGCTTCTTTCGGATCAGGAACTGGAATTTCTCAAGTCAGATCAAGTTTATGATCACTTGGATGATTTATCTCCTGCCATCCAATCAGCCCTCCGAATCGTTCCCTATCAAGGAGCAGGTTCACTTGGGCAGCTTATGGTTACGTTTACCGTCGAATCCATTACTATTCATACAAAAGATGGACAGCTAAAGGTAGATCGGCCGCTCCTAGGTATTCAACATCATGATTTGGCACATGACCAAATGTATCAAATATTAATTCATCCACATGCTTCGTTAAAAGGAATTACGGCATAG
- a CDS encoding cell division protein FtsQ/DivIB has product MEEEKKVVSIEDRIPKLKQVRKKKANRRLVQYLTILFLLIAIVVYLQSPLSHIRNVAIEGEKHVEAGEIRELSGLTENTNFWKVDPEKVEGKIASHNQITGVEVSRELPSTVHIKVEEAERIGYVQVNGQYQPILENGTRLDVEMNVPGGDAPILKGFTKLTYLKEMSKELKELPNSVARLISEIHWTPEEDNPYLITLYMNDGYEVQASLRTFSSKMPAYPSIVSQLSEDQEGIIHIDVGTYFEAYPAEENKEESAEVNDDENQE; this is encoded by the coding sequence ATGGAAGAAGAAAAGAAAGTTGTTTCCATAGAAGATCGAATTCCTAAATTAAAACAAGTTAGAAAAAAGAAAGCCAACAGACGATTAGTTCAATACTTGACTATATTATTTTTGTTAATTGCTATTGTCGTTTATTTACAATCTCCTCTTAGTCACATTCGAAACGTTGCTATAGAGGGAGAGAAGCATGTTGAGGCCGGTGAAATCAGAGAGCTTTCCGGCCTTACGGAGAATACGAACTTCTGGAAAGTCGACCCTGAAAAAGTGGAGGGAAAGATTGCTTCACACAATCAGATTACAGGGGTGGAAGTCAGTCGAGAACTACCAAGTACCGTCCATATTAAAGTAGAAGAAGCTGAACGAATTGGATATGTTCAAGTAAATGGTCAGTATCAGCCTATTTTAGAAAATGGGACCCGACTGGATGTAGAAATGAACGTACCAGGTGGAGACGCACCGATTTTAAAAGGCTTTACAAAACTAACGTATTTAAAGGAAATGTCTAAGGAATTAAAAGAATTACCGAACAGTGTCGCTCGTTTGATCTCTGAAATTCATTGGACACCAGAAGAGGACAATCCCTATTTGATTACTCTATATATGAATGATGGGTATGAAGTACAGGCTTCCCTTCGAACCTTCTCTAGTAAGATGCCTGCCTATCCTTCCATTGTTTCACAGCTGAGCGAGGATCAGGAAGGAATCATACATATAGATGTAGGTACTTATTTTGAAGCCTACCCGGCTGAGGAGAATAAGGAAGAATCAGCAGAGGTGAATGACGATGAGAATCAGGAGTAA
- a CDS encoding DUF881 domain-containing protein has product MRIRSKPLLLSIVLLVTGFLVAYSYQQTKSGPQMVQLNDTQWEQEYFYQQKLLEIEERNKQLGDELRSKRGQIQQFESNLAESEQMVADYVEEKKELQLLAGELPVKGPGVIVTLSDAQYVPEEDNINNYIVHESHIHLVINELLSAGAKAVSINGQRYFSDSYISCTGPVITVDGVKHSAPFVISAIGDSDVLYSSLDLTRGVIDQLENEHVDVQLTKDGEVKMKARLTSER; this is encoded by the coding sequence ATGAGAATCAGGAGTAAACCTCTTCTTCTTTCTATCGTTTTACTCGTTACAGGATTTTTGGTTGCCTATAGCTACCAACAAACAAAAAGTGGTCCGCAAATGGTTCAGCTAAATGACACGCAATGGGAACAGGAATATTTTTATCAACAAAAGTTGTTAGAAATAGAGGAAAGGAATAAGCAGCTGGGAGATGAACTGCGAAGTAAGCGCGGTCAGATTCAACAGTTCGAAAGTAATCTAGCTGAATCAGAGCAAATGGTTGCCGATTATGTGGAGGAAAAGAAGGAACTTCAACTATTGGCAGGAGAATTACCTGTAAAAGGACCAGGAGTGATAGTGACCCTTAGCGATGCCCAATATGTACCTGAAGAGGACAATATCAATAATTACATTGTTCATGAAAGTCATATCCATCTCGTAATCAATGAACTGCTGAGTGCTGGGGCAAAAGCTGTATCGATAAATGGCCAGCGCTACTTCAGTGACAGCTATATATCCTGTACGGGTCCAGTCATTACAGTAGATGGCGTTAAACATTCTGCCCCGTTTGTGATCTCTGCGATCGGTGATTCAGACGTTTTATACTCAAGTCTTGATTTAACGCGCGGAGTCATTGACCAATTGGAAAATGAGCATGTGGATGTTCAACTGACGAAGGACGGGGAAGTTAAGATGAAAGCAAGATTGACATCTGAAAGGTGA
- the ftsA gene encoding cell division protein FtsA, whose product MNQNEILVSLDIGTSRIKVIIGEVMNDSLNIIGVGSSKSNGMKKGAIVDIDQTVHSIKSAVEQAERMVDMKVDRVVVGVNGNHVQLQPCHGVVAVSSDTREIGDEDIARVIDAAQVVSVPPEREIIDVIPQQFIVDGQDEITDPRGMIGVRLEMEGMIITCAKTVLHNTLKCVERAGLEVLDVCLQPLATGTVSLSEDETNLGVALVDVGGGSTTVSIFEEGYLRGTSMLPYGGDNLTKDLSIGLRTSTEEAEKIKIDHGHAFFDDANEEETFSVTIIGSNREQSFNQLQISDMIEARLEEILVFAAQELQRMGVRDLPGGFVLTGGAMNMPGVLELAQDVFNSNVRLAIPDYIGVREPQYTSGVGILQFAYRNAKIQGKEIFPSVSMSYEQPAPKKQKRAVKQPKEETEKPEKKKKESGFQNLLKYFFD is encoded by the coding sequence GTGAATCAAAATGAAATATTAGTAAGTTTAGATATAGGAACGAGTCGAATTAAAGTCATTATTGGAGAAGTGATGAATGATTCTCTTAATATAATAGGTGTAGGATCATCCAAATCAAATGGGATGAAAAAAGGTGCCATTGTCGATATTGACCAAACGGTTCATTCAATTAAATCTGCGGTAGAACAGGCAGAGCGAATGGTAGATATGAAGGTTGACCGTGTCGTCGTCGGTGTGAATGGCAACCATGTTCAACTTCAGCCATGTCATGGTGTTGTAGCTGTTTCAAGTGATACACGTGAAATTGGTGATGAGGATATAGCGAGAGTGATAGATGCCGCACAGGTTGTTTCTGTGCCTCCAGAACGTGAAATCATCGATGTGATCCCACAGCAGTTTATCGTTGATGGACAAGATGAAATCACAGACCCAAGAGGAATGATCGGTGTTCGTCTAGAAATGGAAGGCATGATTATTACATGTGCTAAAACCGTTTTACATAATACATTAAAATGTGTTGAACGAGCCGGTCTAGAAGTGTTGGATGTATGCCTGCAGCCACTTGCTACAGGAACTGTTTCTTTATCTGAAGATGAAACAAATTTAGGTGTTGCGTTAGTTGATGTAGGCGGCGGTTCGACAACAGTGTCTATTTTCGAGGAAGGATACTTAAGAGGGACAAGTATGCTGCCGTATGGCGGGGATAACCTTACGAAGGACTTGTCCATTGGGTTAAGGACTTCTACAGAAGAGGCTGAGAAAATAAAAATCGATCATGGTCATGCTTTTTTTGATGATGCGAATGAGGAAGAGACTTTTTCTGTCACGATTATTGGAAGTAATCGCGAACAATCATTCAATCAATTGCAAATCTCTGATATGATTGAGGCAAGGTTGGAAGAAATCCTTGTTTTTGCTGCTCAAGAGTTGCAGCGTATGGGTGTAAGAGATTTACCGGGGGGCTTTGTCCTCACTGGTGGTGCGATGAATATGCCTGGTGTCTTGGAATTGGCACAGGATGTTTTCAATTCCAATGTCCGTTTAGCGATTCCAGATTATATTGGAGTGCGTGAACCGCAATATACAAGTGGTGTCGGGATATTGCAATTCGCTTACCGTAATGCGAAAATACAAGGGAAAGAGATATTTCCGTCTGTTTCTATGAGTTATGAACAACCTGCTCCTAAAAAACAGAAGCGGGCAGTGAAGCAGCCAAAAGAAGAAACGGAAAAGCCAGAAAAAAAGAAAAAAGAGTCAGGTTTCCAAAACCTATTAAAGTACTTTTTTGATTAA
- a CDS encoding small basic family protein has translation MWLPVLFLVIGISVGLMTDLRVPEEYTDYLSIAVLAAFDTLLGGIRANLEKTFDETVFITGFFSNVTLAALLAFLGVQLGVDLYLAAVFAFGVRLFQNIAIIRRHVIDQRLIARKFEKMKQK, from the coding sequence ATGTGGCTCCCCGTGTTGTTTTTAGTGATTGGGATTTCTGTTGGTCTGATGACAGACTTGCGTGTACCTGAAGAATATACGGATTACCTGTCTATTGCTGTTTTGGCCGCATTTGATACACTGTTAGGAGGGATCCGTGCAAACTTAGAGAAAACATTTGATGAAACAGTATTTATTACGGGTTTCTTCTCAAATGTTACCTTAGCTGCCCTCTTAGCTTTTCTAGGTGTACAATTAGGAGTGGATTTATACCTTGCAGCTGTCTTTGCATTTGGTGTACGGTTGTTTCAAAATATAGCCATCATCAGAAGACATGTGATTGATCAACGGCTGATTGCGCGCAAATTTGAAAAAATGAAGCAAAAATAA
- a CDS encoding UDP-N-acetylmuramoyl-L-alanyl-D-glutamate--2,6-diaminopimelate ligase — translation MKVTKLLELVPFYRTNQSIESITISGVAMDSRTVSQGDVFVCIRGSETDGHAYVASAIDQGATVIIAEEDLDIDFPVIIVNDTTKVLAMVASTFYDYPTEKIYTIGVTGTNGKTTITYLLDEIFNLEKQTTATIGTIQMNIAGDLYPVKNTTPDSLSLQRSFRKMADRGVETAIMEVSSHALDQGRVYGCDFDIAIFTNLSQDHLDYHEDMDDYLRAKSLLFAQLGNGYNVERTKFAIINIDSPVAAKLIRSTAKPTLTYGVEKQADVMATNISLHEKGTSFTMLTPKGRIEIASPLMGMFSIYNMLAAAGTALASGVNLQTIKQSFAQTEGVRGRFEPVLAGQDFGVVVDYAHTPDSLENVLETMKDFCRGSIRVVVGCGGDRDRSKRSLMADVAMKYGDHIIFTSDNPRSESPKQILNDMTSHLNGGFDVELDRDKAIETAISSSNDGDMVLIAGKGHETYQEINGVRYDFDDREVARDILLKVKGRRS, via the coding sequence GTGAAAGTAACTAAATTATTAGAATTAGTTCCATTTTATAGAACAAATCAATCGATTGAATCGATAACGATATCTGGTGTCGCCATGGATTCTAGAACGGTTTCGCAAGGGGATGTATTTGTCTGTATTCGTGGAAGTGAAACAGATGGTCATGCCTATGTGGCTTCAGCCATTGACCAGGGAGCGACTGTCATCATTGCTGAAGAAGACCTGGATATTGATTTTCCAGTTATAATCGTGAATGATACAACAAAGGTTCTAGCCATGGTAGCTTCAACCTTTTATGATTATCCAACCGAAAAGATATATACGATAGGTGTTACTGGTACCAATGGCAAGACAACGATTACGTACTTGCTCGATGAAATCTTCAATCTTGAAAAACAAACGACTGCTACGATTGGCACGATCCAAATGAATATTGCAGGGGATCTGTATCCAGTAAAAAATACAACCCCTGATTCTCTTTCTTTACAAAGAAGCTTCCGAAAAATGGCTGATCGTGGTGTGGAGACAGCCATTATGGAGGTTTCTTCACATGCACTTGATCAGGGGAGGGTGTACGGATGTGATTTCGATATCGCCATTTTTACGAACTTAAGTCAGGATCATCTAGATTATCATGAAGATATGGATGATTATCTTCGTGCTAAGTCCCTATTGTTTGCCCAGCTTGGAAACGGGTATAATGTGGAGCGGACAAAATTTGCAATCATTAATATCGACTCGCCCGTTGCTGCAAAACTGATCCGTTCAACTGCAAAGCCGACCTTAACCTATGGGGTCGAAAAACAAGCAGATGTGATGGCAACGAACATTTCTCTCCATGAAAAAGGAACGTCGTTTACGATGTTAACACCTAAAGGCAGGATCGAAATAGCGAGTCCGTTAATGGGGATGTTCAGCATTTATAACATGTTGGCAGCTGCAGGAACGGCTCTTGCTTCAGGAGTGAATCTGCAAACGATCAAGCAATCTTTTGCCCAGACAGAGGGTGTACGCGGCCGGTTTGAACCTGTACTTGCTGGACAGGACTTCGGTGTGGTCGTGGACTATGCTCATACACCTGACTCTTTGGAAAATGTATTGGAGACAATGAAGGACTTTTGCCGTGGATCTATTCGAGTTGTGGTTGGCTGCGGGGGAGACCGTGATCGCTCTAAACGCTCGTTAATGGCTGATGTAGCCATGAAATATGGTGACCATATTATTTTTACATCAGACAATCCGCGCTCTGAAAGTCCAAAGCAGATATTAAATGATATGACATCACACCTTAATGGAGGATTTGATGTTGAGCTAGACAGGGATAAAGCAATAGAAACTGCGATCTCAAGCTCAAATGATGGAGATATGGTACTTATAGCTGGGAAAGGTCATGAAACTTATCAAGAAATTAACGGTGTGCGTTATGACTTTGATGATCGCGAAGTAGCAAGAGATATTTTATTGAAGGTTAAAGGGAGACGTTCGTAA